CACATCTGAATCTCTCTTCCTGTGAGTCAGTCCTGAGGAAGAAGGCTCAACTGTCATTTTCCATCAGGCAGGGGAGTGTTGGTGGACCCATACTCCTTGATAACGCCCCAGCAGAGACCCAGTGCAATCCAGTGAGTGCCTTGGGAAACAGTGTACTCAGAGGGGCTTGGGAGCATTGTTTCCTACTCATCAGGACAAGCAGCACACTTGGGATGGCCAGATGAGAGGCCCTGAAATGCTAAGTTTCAGCTCAGAGTTTTGTGAAATTTCTGTTCCTGATTTTGGTAAAGGTTTGAGAAGGCttatttagatttttaatttctCCTACATTGGTACTGGCTCCCATTGGTATGTCCCCACCAGAATGAGAAATGGGCCCCTCTCAGCTGTCTCCTAGGGAGTTCAACAAGATATAGTTGATAATGATGTAACGATAATGATGAGGATGTTGATAGACACCATAGTATTATGGAAGTCTTTTGAAGGCTGCCCAGTGCCAAGATCTGACCTAAGTTTTCTGCGTAACTTGTTTCTTTTGTCTGCACAACTACACCTAGAAAAGAGCAACACACAATATGtcatttcatagaagaaaaaatgagcACAGTCTTTTTTTGTAACTTGTTCCAGGTCATGGGCCAGAAAATGTCGAAGCCAGGTTTGAATTCAGGCAGTGTCACACCAGACACAGGGCACCTGGGCATACTCTCCTCTGCCATCCACCGTGCCGTTCCACTTCTTTGGTCTCTCCACACAGAGACCCCCTGCTCACAGTGCTCCTTAGTGAGGGCTCTGCTAGACCACAGTGGACAGGAGTGAGTGCCTCTTGGTGTCTCCACTCTCAGAAGGATAGTTGTGAATACAGGAGATCACATCAGGAGTTCACAGATGATAATTAGGATAGGTCTCTCCTTGCCCCTTCACCTGAAATTTAACTCAGGTGTCTACTTCCTTCCCTCATTGTAATTTAGCCcatctcgttttttttttttttttttttttagtatcgtAGACAGAAAGACAAGATCTTGAGTTCCACTCCTCATCAGGAAGCTGGAGTAAGTTAAGGGTGTAACTGAGATGTATTTTTGGTTAAGTACTGGACTTTATCTTTAAACTTTTTGAAATATGAGGAAACAGAGTGAAGATGGTTGATGCATGGGCTCAGTGACTTACAACTTAATTGTAAATCCTGTCTGTGCTACTTATGATCTGTATGCCATGGGGTAAGTTTTTAGTATCTCTCAGACTCTATGTTGCCATTTGAGTTGTTCCACAGCTGATAGACTGAGAGATCTGCATTGCTCTAAGGACTGAACAGATAATGCATATTACATATGTGATTAAATATGTGATGATGCATATAGGCAGGGTACATTAATTtcacacattattattattataaattagaTAAAGCTTCATACCATTCAACTAATGTATCCTGTGATCTgataggttttgttttgtctggATCCTTgtaagataattttatttccattcttATACAAGCAGATATAGAATACTTGGAAGTAAACAACTGAGTTTCATTAATTTCTGATTCCCCAGAGCATATCCTGTGCTTAGCACAGAGTAGGCTACAACCACAACGACAATAAATCTGCATTAAATGTGGACTAGACCCTTGGttcctttgttccttggtttACAGGATCAGATCagtggctgtactgcttccacaCTGAGTGCCTTCCTGTCTATGCTTTCATCCCTCCAAGAATGTCCCATAAGACATGAGACAAGGTTAAAAAAGGCATGAATATATCTATATCATGGGTTTCTATGGGACCTATGCATTTAGTAGAGTGTATAACATTCAACTATTTTCAGAAAGTTGTGGAGATTTTCataaaactgaaaactaaaaaggaaaaatggaggaagagaaggggaaagTAAATCTTACTGGGTGAACCTAGGCACATTTTGTGATTTCAATAAATTCCATGCTCAAATTTTCTGGGACATATTAGACTTCTGTTTTTCCcatataatcaaataaaactgGGATTATATTTCAACAATAAACCTACTTCTGTCATATTGATTCAAATTCTGATGAAAAAACATTGtccaagtatttattaagtgccacacctttgttagctgccatacaCTTCCTAGCAATGGGTATTATTCCCTCTATTTCCAGGTAAGAGTGGTTGAAAGATTTACCTGCACTCCAGATTCATTGTGTGACAGATATGGGATTTGGACCTTGCCCTTCTGACTCCTATTCCAGGATTCTGTCTCCTCAACCAGagatgaatgattttttttttttatatatatatatgagcaaATGGAGACTGAACCATTGATCCTTCCTCTTACAACTCAGTGAGTTGAACTGTGAATTAAGAAAATAGGCCAAACGAGGTCATATTAGGCCTACCAATAGAAATGAAGAAGTGTGTTGCCACCAGGGAGCTAAATGAGGTGAATTCCAATCCCGCCAGTAAGGAAAGATTGACTTGGAAAGCTCTTAAGTTGGCCTAAGATGACTGGGTTTCAAACCTGGTTTGGGAATGTCCCTGGTCATAACTTCCTCAAATGTAAGTAAGTGTGTTGATTTGATAAGGAAACGATGCTTTCTGAACATTTAGGATGAGAAACactacaacctttttttttttttttttttttttataataacttttattaagcttcaagtgaacgtttacaaatccaatcagtctgtcacatataagtttacatacatctcactccctactcccacttactctccccgtcttgagtcagccctttcagtctctcctttcttgacaattttgccggcttccctctctctctatcctcccatcccccctccaggcaagagttgccaacacaatctcaagtgtccacctgatataattagctcactcttcatcagcatctctctcccacccgctgaccagtccctttcatttctgatgagttgtcttcggggatggttcctgtcctgtgtcagctgaaggtctggggagcatggccgccgggattcctccagtctcagtcagaccattaagtttggtcttgttatgagaatttggggtctgcatcccactgatctcctgctccctcaggggtcctctgctgagctccctgtcagggcagtcatcgattgtggccgggcaccaactagttcttctggtctcaggatgatgtaggtctctggttcatgtggccctttctgtctcttgggctcttagttgtcatgtgggcttggtgttcttcattttcctttgctccaggtgggttgagaccaattgctgcatcttagatggctgcttgttagcatttaagaccccagacgccacatttcgaagtgggatgcagaatgatttcataatagaattattttgccaattgacttagaagtccccgcaaaccatgttccccagacccccgcgcttgctccgctgacctttgaagcattcattttatcccggaaacttctttgcttttggtccagtccaattgagctgaccttccatgtattgagtgttgtcttaaCACTACAACCTTTTATCAAGGCAGTAAATAATGGAAACACATAAAGGAAAAAGCCAGCTGAACACCAGGCATTTCCCTGAGATGGTATAGCATTGATGGAAATACCAGTATCTatacagtgaaaaataggaacagAGTATTTCTGAAAAGTAAATTGTTTAATCATTGGTGTATTTTACACTAATGCCATCTTTGGAATCAGCAATGTTGTAATGATTTGAAGATTTatcaaacacttaaaaaaattttttttagttatcaaAATTTGATGTCCAATAAGCCAAGGGAGAGGatatatactttaaaatgtttttaaaggtgACCCGCATATTTGAATGACCATGTATCTCCATATAAGATGGATGACAGAAAACCTTTGAAGACGTTTGACAAATAAACTCTGAGTATGACATGTTATTTTAATTCAGAATCCAGCCAATGAGGTCCCTGGGTAAAGCCAATGTtttgagctcaactactaacataaaggttggtggtttgattgTACTTTTTAGTGCgatggaggaaagacctggtgatctgcttacataaagattaagaccatgaaaactctgtggagcagttctattctttaacacatggagttgccatgagttggaatgaacttgatggcgatttttttttttttacatgtgttcTTATCCTGTATGTGTTGTTTTATAAATATACCAAAACAAGGGAATTCATAGCACTGGACTTGGGTAAATAAAGTACATTTTACTGCTCCTTAAAAAGAACAACCAGCTTCCTTTGAGgaaattctgacccatggtgacactctgcatgtcagagtagaactatgctccattgggttttcaatgactgatttttgagaagtagatcaccaggccttacttctgaggtgcctctgggcggactcctTTTGCctagcagcccagtgtgttaactgtttgcacacccTGGAATGGAAAGTACTTCTTATTGTCCTTTAATTGAAatgattttttcttaaaaaagggGTATTTCTTATTGCATATGTTTCTCTCATGGAGGGGGTGATATTTTGCGCTTTGTATGAGCTCATTATCATAAAATGTCcttgccattttaacattcttTAGCCTAGCATCTCTAAAGTGGTTGGTACATAAGAAGGTGAATAAGACAGACAATAAGGGAAGGGCTTTGAGAAATACAGTGGCTGGGTTTGCTGTAACTGAGTAATATTGCTGAAAAGTACTGGGGTATTAGGTTCTTAAGCGTGAACACATGTGAGTTTGAGAGCTTGTGAGTTTCTTAAATTCAAAATACAGACACGATACTTAGTAGCTCTTTACCTGTTTCCTTTTAacaattctcttctctttttccaaAACTGTGGCAAGTACATGCAGCCACAGAATCTAACAGGTGTCTCAGAATTCCTCCTCCTGGGCCTCTCTGAGGATCcagaactgcagcccctcctctttgggctgttcctgtccatgtacctgaTCACTGTGACTgggaacctgctcatcatcctggctgtcACCTCTGACTCCcatctccacacccccatgtacttcttcctctccaacctgtcccTGGCTGACATCATTTTCATTTCCAGCACAGTCCCAAAGATGCTAGTGAACATCCAGGCACAGAGCAAAACCATCACCTATGGGGGCTGCCTGACACAAATGGCCTTTTTTTACGTCTTTGCATGTCTGGACGATCTGCTCCTCACAGTGATGGCTTATGACCGGTTTGTGGCCATATGTCACCCCCTGCACTACATAGTCATCATGAACCCCTGCCTCTGTGGCTTGCTACTTTTGGTATCTTTTTTCATCAGCCTTTTGGACTCCCAGCTGCACATTTCAATGGTGTCACAACTTACCTTCTGCACAGATGTGAAAATCCCTCATTTTTTCTGTGACCCTCCTCAACTCTTTAGCCTTGCATGTTCTGACACCTCCATCTATATCATATTAATGTATTGTATTGGTGCCATCTTTGGTTGTGTTCCATTCTCAGGGATCCTTTTCTCTTACACTCGAATTGTTTCCTCCATTCTGAGAGTCTCTTCTGGTGGGAAGTATAAAGCTTTTTCCACCTGTGGCTCTCACCTGtcagttgtttgtttattttatggaacaGACCTTGGAGTGTACCTCAGTTCAGCTGTCTCATCTTCTCCCAGGAAGTGTGCTGTGTcctcagtgatgtacactgtggtcacccccatgctgaacctcttcatctacagcctgaggaacagagaCATCAAGAGGGCCCTGTTGAGGCTCCTCAGCAGAACAGCCTGATATCAACACTTGTGTcatcttttttggtgtgtgggtTGTAAATTGTGGCAAAACCTAAAATCTACAACTGTAAATCTTGCCTCTTGGTTACATAATTTTTGTAGCTTTCAGAGATTTCAATCTCAAAATTTCATATCTGAACATTGCTTCCTTTGTCACATCTTTTTTGGGACAGTGGCAGTATTCTGGGATATGTCAACCTGCTCGTTTAAGTCCCATTTTAGCTATGGAGCCATCTGTAGcttgtcttctatgacccaggaTTTGTGGTATAATGCACAACTCTATTTTTATGTACTTAGAATCTTCATCCTTTACCGTAATTCATGTCTATTACCCAAAATACTTTCGTGTCTAAGAGAACCGTGTACGCAGGTTATGTGTGAGAATGCATTTCACTGGTCCTAAACCTTGACTTCATAATGCAATCATCTAGGAAGCTAAAAAATATTGATGCTTTGGTCCCACCTCTATGGATTCTGATTTTATTGTAATGGTGTGTGGCTTGAGCATAAGATTTTTAAAGCCCCACAGGCGGTTTTAATGTTCAGCCAATGTGAGAACTACTGATCTTCAGACTCTTCTTCAAATATGACTAGTTCGTTGTGGGTCTTTTACTCCTCCTAAGCACCTGCTGAACATCTCAAAGTGATCAGAGCTCACAATGGGAAAGATATGAGAGAACGTACCCTAGCAACTGTAAGTGGTTTTCCCAGTATTCCTGATGATGTTTCTTCTCATATCTTCTCCCTCTACATCATGTTGCTGTCAGCTGCTTTTGAGTTGCAtccctgacacatggtgaccccatgtacatggaagaaaatattactcagccctgcaccatctgcaTGACACATTGTGGATCatatcattgtgatccacaggattttcactgactgaGTTTTGGGAGTGGATTGCCATGCTTTTCAAACTAGTCCATcgtagtctggaatctctgctgaaacctatttaaaatttttccataATGCATGACTCTATCGGCAGGTGCTTGCTGCACATGAGGTCCATTGATCGTGCATCAAACCTGGATTTccacagggcagggtagaattttGTCAATGAATTGCCACTGATTCTGCCCTGCACACTGTAAAGTTGGTTATATGTGTTTGTTGATAAGCTATTGTGCCCTTCCTCCAGATTCACCCTTCTCTACTTTGCTCTGTGATGCTGGGAGGAGAGTGGAGGATCCTAAACCACCATTCTGATTTCCCATCTGgctttatttttaggtttttctAATAATGATCAGTAAAGTTTACCACATCCTAATAAGCTCTACTACATTTTCCTTATACCTGTTTCCTTAGAGTTGGTGTGGTAGCCTCTTTCAGCAGGTACTGTCTCTGTATTCCCACGTTGCTCCTTTTTGCCTTTCAGTCTTTGTATATCTACTGTACAGGCTACCTCAGTGAAATGctcttcatggggttttcacttttctttgttgAATCCTGACTGATAAATTGTATTTGGGGAATAAAGGTATTTGTGAATT
This DNA window, taken from Elephas maximus indicus isolate mEleMax1 chromosome 3, mEleMax1 primary haplotype, whole genome shotgun sequence, encodes the following:
- the LOC126071136 gene encoding olfactory receptor 7E24-like; its protein translation is MQPQNLTGVSEFLLLGLSEDPELQPLLFGLFLSMYLITVTGNLLIILAVTSDSHLHTPMYFFLSNLSLADIIFISSTVPKMLVNIQAQSKTITYGGCLTQMAFFYVFACLDDLLLTVMAYDRFVAICHPLHYIVIMNPCLCGLLLLVSFFISLLDSQLHISMVSQLTFCTDVKIPHFFCDPPQLFSLACSDTSIYIILMYCIGAIFGCVPFSGILFSYTRIVSSILRVSSGGKYKAFSTCGSHLSVVCLFYGTDLGVYLSSAVSSSPRKCAVSSVMYTVVTPMLNLFIYSLRNRDIKRALLRLLSRTA